In Fibrobacter sp. UWR2, the following are encoded in one genomic region:
- a CDS encoding GspE/PulE family protein: MPFVLKTPPPGKCLRTLPRELMERYCVFPVALDETANRLSVAMPDIYDYDLVADLQMASGMLVVPVEADTSNILEWIATFVEKDSKFKANGRQAGSSPVIRLVDEIIQEAMHSGVSDIHFEPGERSYNVRFRKDGVLHLARRLHVRQAAEVTSRLKIMASIDIAEKRRPQDGRIHFDDGSKAVDIRVSALPTDYGQKMVLRLLDKGQIIHRLDSLGMQEKDIAQVDAEIRKPYGMFLITGPTGSGKTTTLYTLLQMIRSPELNISTIEEPIEYKLEGITQTAVNPKIDLTFAAALRTLLRQDPDVIMVGEIRDSETAELAIRAALTGHLVFSTLHTNDAASAIVRLTDMGIEPFLVASAVNCIVAQRLVRRTCPKCGGKGGNCLNCGGSGFHGRLGLYEILRLGEPLREMIHARKSVSELKQKAIELGMKTLADDGHEKIALGLTTEAEVASEVVA; encoded by the coding sequence ATGCCGTTCGTTCTCAAGACACCCCCTCCCGGGAAATGTCTCCGCACGCTCCCGCGCGAGCTCATGGAACGCTATTGCGTGTTTCCTGTAGCGCTGGACGAGACGGCCAACAGGCTTTCGGTCGCCATGCCCGACATTTACGACTACGACCTGGTGGCCGACCTGCAGATGGCCTCGGGGATGCTAGTCGTTCCTGTAGAGGCAGACACTTCTAACATTCTGGAATGGATTGCGACGTTCGTAGAAAAGGATTCCAAGTTCAAGGCTAACGGCAGGCAGGCGGGTTCTTCGCCGGTCATCCGCCTGGTCGACGAGATTATACAGGAGGCCATGCACTCAGGCGTCTCGGATATCCATTTTGAACCGGGGGAAAGGTCATACAATGTACGCTTCCGTAAAGACGGCGTGCTACACCTGGCCCGCAGGCTCCACGTGCGCCAAGCCGCGGAGGTTACATCGCGCCTGAAAATCATGGCGAGCATAGACATCGCCGAAAAGCGCAGGCCGCAAGACGGGCGCATCCATTTTGACGACGGGAGCAAGGCGGTCGACATCCGTGTATCGGCGCTGCCCACGGACTACGGGCAGAAGATGGTGCTCCGCCTGCTCGACAAGGGGCAGATTATCCACAGGCTCGATTCCCTCGGCATGCAAGAGAAGGACATCGCGCAGGTAGACGCCGAAATCCGCAAGCCCTACGGGATGTTCCTCATCACGGGCCCCACGGGTTCGGGCAAGACGACGACGCTCTACACGCTGCTGCAGATGATCCGTTCGCCCGAACTGAACATTTCCACTATCGAGGAACCTATCGAGTACAAGCTCGAAGGCATCACGCAGACGGCGGTGAACCCGAAAATCGACCTTACGTTCGCGGCCGCACTCCGCACGCTGCTGCGCCAGGACCCGGACGTTATCATGGTGGGCGAAATCCGCGACAGCGAAACCGCAGAACTCGCCATCCGCGCAGCCCTGACCGGGCACCTCGTGTTCTCGACGCTGCACACTAACGACGCCGCTTCGGCTATCGTACGCCTTACGGACATGGGCATCGAGCCGTTCCTCGTGGCATCGGCAGTGAACTGCATCGTGGCCCAAAGGCTTGTGCGCAGGACCTGCCCCAAGTGCGGCGGCAAGGGCGGGAACTGCCTGAACTGCGGCGGGAGCGGGTTCCACGGGCGTCTCGGATTGTACGAAATTCTACGGCTGGGCGAACCCCTGCGCGAAATGATACACGCGCGCAAATCCGTATCGGAACTGAAACAGAAAGCCATCGAACTCGGGATGAAGACCCTTGCCGACGACGGCCACGAAAAAATCGCACTGGGACTTACGACAGAGGCAGAAGTCGCCTCGGAGGTTGTCGCATAA
- a CDS encoding carboxypeptidase regulatory-like domain-containing protein — MPTRFYMLFLCLPLLQLAACLQNAESSRVPVRYTVLVRDSYTGETIEGAEVALTGEDETERKLKTNDAGRVVFPSLESYVNQVIVTKKDYIPTDTVDVVTVSDTSLSLMLRTLNLTLTPKDSASADSTTDSE, encoded by the coding sequence ATGCCCACACGATTCTACATGCTATTCCTTTGCCTCCCCCTGCTCCAGCTCGCAGCATGCCTCCAGAATGCCGAAAGCAGCAGGGTTCCCGTACGCTACACGGTCCTTGTGCGCGACAGTTACACCGGAGAAACCATCGAGGGCGCCGAAGTCGCACTTACGGGCGAAGATGAAACCGAACGCAAACTCAAGACAAACGACGCCGGAAGGGTCGTTTTCCCCTCCCTCGAAAGCTACGTGAACCAGGTTATCGTAACCAAGAAGGATTACATCCCCACCGATACTGTAGATGTCGTGACTGTATCCGACACATCGCTGTCGTTAATGTTGCGTACCCTGAACCTCACCCTCACGCCCAAGGATTCGGCATCGGCCGATTCCACGACTGATTCGGAATAA